A single genomic interval of Coccidioides posadasii str. Silveira chromosome 1, complete sequence harbors:
- a CDS encoding uncharacterized protein (EggNog:ENOG410PMT2~COG:T), with protein MQPAARSVRSTMARLFSSFRRKPLPPPLPGPLLHQDEPVDEEICPGYNSKKFYPASPGEVLANRYQILVKVGWGVSSTVWLARDMRGGESEPESVVALKITNTNKSSAKDELEIEAHISGTDPSHRGYPLFRTSLDWFEVSSPEGAHLCLAYEPMREPIWLFQRRFKDGRIPLPIVKTYILFLLAGLDYLHEGCRVVHTDLKLENIMVTFEDSAVLGDFMNSQFDQPMHYKIDSTGRPVYRCHNDFGPLRKINNIIPKIVDFGLATRLDCDDCGIYPIQPDHYRAPEVILGCGWRTSADIWNLGILIWDIMQGQELFHQVYNKQGHYDAKAHLAEMIALLGPPPPGLIARTYSTVGYKFPEPVRKDDGNVCEDSEQYFGGPFFSKDGKFLHDDLIPDRTLADTIPSLEESDRENFLSFVKTMLSWIPEERKTAAELMKHPFLHLK; from the exons ATGCAACCTGCAGCAAGATCAGTAAGAAGTACGATGGCGCGCTTGTTTTCCTCATTTCGCAGGAAACCTCTTCCGCCCCCTCTTCCAGGACCTCTTTTACATCAAGATGAACCTGTTGATGAAGAGATCTGTCCAGGCTATAATTCCAAGAAATTCTACCCGGCAAGTCCTGGGGAGGTACTAGCCAATCGGTATCAAATCCTTGTAAAGGTTGGCTGGGGAGTGTCCTCGACTGTATGGCTTGCCCGTGATATGCGGGG TGGCGAATCAGAACCTGAAAGTGTTGTAGCACTGAAGATAACCAACACCAACAAGAGTTCTGCCAAGGATGAACTTGAAATTGAAGCGCATATTTCTGGGACAGATCCATCCCATCGTGGCTATCCACTTTTTCGAACATCCTTAGATTGGTTTGAGGTCAGCAGCCCAGAAGGAGCACATTTATGTCTTGCGTACGAGCCCATGAGAGAGCCAATATGGCTTTTCCAGAGGCGTTTTAAAGATGGGAGGATCCCCCTTCCAATTGTCAAGACGTACATACTCTTTCTTCTGGCAGGCCTCGATTATCTTCATGAGGGATGTAGAGTTGTCCACACtg ATTTGAAACTTGAGAATATCATGGTTACGTTTGAGGATTCAGCTGTGCTTGGTGATTTCATGAACTCTCAGTTTGATCAACCAATGCATTATAAAATCGACTCCACAGGCCGACCAGTTTATCGCTGTCACAATGACTTCGGGCCACTGAGGAAGATCAACAATATAATACCGAAAATTGTTGACTTTGGGCTAGCCACAAGACTCGATTGCGATGACTGTGGTATTTACCCTATCCAGCCAGACCACTACCGCGCACCGGAGGTTATTCTTGGTTGTGGGTGGAGAACAAGCGCGGATATTTGGAACCTGGGTATTCTC ATTTGGGATATCATGCAGGGACAAGAGCTTTTCCACCAGGTTTACAATAAACAAGGCCATTATGATGCTAAAGCCCATCTCGCCGAAATGATTGCCCTGCTCGGTCCTCCTCCCCCTGGACTAATCGCAAGGACCTACTCAACAGTGGGCTACAAATTTCCTGAGCCGGTAAGGAAGGATGATGGGAATGTCTGTGAGGATTCTGAACAATATTTCGGTGGCCCTTTTTTTAGTAAAGATG GCAAGTTTTTGCATGATGACTTGATTCCCGATCGAACACTTGCAGACACCATTCCCTCTCTTGAAGAGAGTGACAGAGAAAATTTCCTGTCGTTTGTAAAGACAATGCTTTCGTGGATCCCAGAGGAGCGAAAGACAGCGGCGGAACTGATGAAGCATCCATTTCTTCACCTTAAATGA
- a CDS encoding uncharacterized protein (EggNog:ENOG410PFK2~COG:S), translated as MGWNTNPEHRKQRVLIIGAGAAGMACAATLAKRPERFDVTVLEKNSIPGGLAMSLAVDGEKFGADWANTGAQGGTRMFRHSYKFFREYGYEPKEVRIQLSFGKGKDGFWTNMFPTPLLQRHQHEIEKFGRALRAVRHFPFPLWIVPLKRFLWLFGLSREFGYRIVYPITSLLMGIGNEAEDVPCGILVRLFEDPEMKIWDYDPVGFMPARPPMFAFPNMTRFYMDWASGLRAKGVTIRLNTQAVKIIQRNERGIIVETRQMDEDARVTEGSFHDRSMTEEFDKLVLCVPGDEAKRILGETATWREKWILGGVKYYDDITITHCDHNYFENRYEPRFKEELCAKPRTKEQEEQIKFAKGEAGIQSGFRPSYCTFSYHSRPGKNELAFDYSNFQYQFLPEPGSGTPPIPLERHVFQSRFLGENLKGIWTIDQIDDKAVLERRWIHQPSQGWKHYIRVLPYLRYINGKNNTIYAGAWTFANMHEAACITGIAAAVRLGVEYESLDDFADKLFSLYLRAAHGKTFKRKTPDWFTRRRGSAATNNSGPA; from the exons ATGGGCTGGAACACGAATCCTGAACACCGTAAGCAGAGAGTTTTGATAATCGGTGCCGGAGCGGCAGGAATG GCATGTGCCGCGACGCTCGCAAAAAGGCCCGAAAGGTTCGATGTCACCGTTTTGGAAAAGAATTCAATACCTGGCGGACTGGCAATGTCCTTAGCAGTGGACGGAGAGAAATTCGGAGCGGACTGGGCAAACACAGGCGCGCAAGGAGGAACTCGCATGTTTCGGCACAGCTATAAGTTTTTTCGAGAGTATGGCTATGAACCTAAGGAGGTGCGGATACAGCTTTCCTTTGGAAAGGGGAAAGATGGATTCTGGACGAATATGTTCCCGACCCCTCTCCTGCAAAGGCACCAGCACGAAATCGAGAAATTTGGGAGGGCTTTGAGAGCAGTCCgccattttccttttccactCTGGATAGTCCCCCTGAAAAGATTTCTTTGGCTCTTCGGTCTCAGTAGAGAGTTCGGTTACAGGATCGTCTATCCAATAACGTCCCTGCTGATGGGAATCGGAAACGAGGCGGAAGATGTCCCATGTGGTATTCTTGTACGGTTGTTTGAAGATCCGGAAATGAAAATCTGGGACTACGACCCTGTTGGGTTCATGCCCGCACGTCCGCCAATGTTCGCATTCCCGAATATGACCCGTTTCTATATGGACTGGGCCTCCGGGCTTCGGGCGAAGGGCGTCACCATTCGCCTTAATACACAGGCAGTCAAGATTATCCAACGGAATGAGCGTGGGATTATCGTGGAAACTCGACAAATGGACGAGGACGCTCGGGTAACAGAAGGCAGCTTTCATGATCGAAGCATGACAGAAGAGTTCGACAAGCTAGTCCTATGTGTCCCCGGAGACGAGGCGAAGCGGATTCTCGGAGAAACAGCCACATGGAGAGAAAAATGGATACTTGGTGGCGTAAAATATTACGACGACATCACAATAACACATTGTGACCATAATTACTTTGAGAATAGGTATGAACCCCGGTTCAAAGAGGAGCTCTGTGCAAAGCCTCGCACAAAGGAGCAGGAGGAACAAATCAAATTTGCAAAGGGGGAGGCCGGCATCCAATCCGGCTTCCGTCCGTCATATTGTACATTCTCCTATCACTCAAGACCAGGTAAGAACGAACTGGCATTCGACTATTCGAATTTCCAGTATCAGTTCCTCCCGGAACCTGGCTCCGGCACGCCGCCGATTCCACTTGAACGCCATGTGTTTCAAAGTCGATTTCTGGGCGAAAACCTGAAAGGTATCTGGACCATTGACCAAATAGACGATAAAGCGGTGCTGGAAAGAAGGTGGATACACCAGCCATCTCAGGGTTGGAAGCATTACATCAGGGTGCTTCCTTACTTGAGATATATCAACGGGAAAAACAACACCATATATGCAGGCGCTTGGACTTTCGCC AACATGCATGAGGCTGCTTGCATCACTGGGATCGCGGCAGCGGTCCGATTGGGAGTGGAATATGAGTCGCTAGATGACTTTGCCGACAAGCTTTTCTCGTTGTATCTGCGGGCTGCTCATGGGAAGACGTTTAAGAGAAAGACTCCCGATTGGTTCACTCGGCGTCGCGGAAGTGCAGCCACCAATAATTCTGGACCCGCGTAA
- a CDS encoding uncharacterized protein (EggNog:ENOG410PHZH~COG:Q~BUSCO:7699at33183): protein MENHSQEPKPAPSPQTSRDAALRLPPTTNPPGPQNPPKQLVWLIFGATGHMGRSLVKSALAHNDLVAAVGRTFENSPAYMARLQTENRNCLGLLCDVRARETVQAAIDQTIAHFGRIDVIANCSGYGVIGACEDQEEYDIRNQFETNFMGTLNIVQCSLPHFRERRAGRYLIFSSTSGALGVPGLGPYCASKYAVEGLIESMLYEIDCFNIKGTLVEPGHIRRDDFDNLPGIPVPETYLTSPLPAFGHFLVKPASAPYSGPTVPASHARRMIQWLGDKQPTSAVKAAELVWQLGHCSYPPLRLLLGTYAVESIRDRLKCITEEIEDWKHLSFPSSESQPAGVSQGTENNGESGTQSLEPNIQNIENQPGPSDAIMTE from the exons ATGGAAAATCATTCACAGGAGCCCAAACCCGCACCGTCTCCGCAAACTTCGCGGGATGCAGCGCTTCGACTTCCGCCAACAACCAACCCTCCGGGGCCACAGAACCCACCAAAACAGTTGGTCTGGCTG ATATTCGGCGCAACGGGCCACATGGGCCGTTCCCTCGTGAAATCCGCCCTCGCTCACAATGACCTCGTCGCAGCGGTCGGCCGCACCTTTGAGAACTCGCCCGCCTACATGGCGCGTCTGCAGACCGAGAACAGAAACTGCCTTGGCCTGCTATGCGACGTTCGCGCTCGAGAGACCGTACAAGCCGCCATTGACCAGACAATCGCCCACTTCGGCCGGATCGACGTAATCGCCAACTGCTCTGGGTACGGCGTCATTGGGGCGTGTGAAGACCAGGAGGAATATGACATACGAAATCAATTTGAAACCAATTTCATGGGCACATTGAACATTGTGCAGTGCTCGTTGCCGCATTTTCGAGAGCGCAGGGCCGGGCGGTATTTGATATTTAGTTCGACGTCTGGTGCACTGGGCGTGCCTGGCTTGGGACCATACTGTGCGTCGAAATATGCTGTGGAAGGGCTAATCGAAAGTATGCTGTATGAGATTGATTGTTTCAATATTAAGGGCACATTGGTGGAACCGGGACATATTCGTCGCGATGACTTTGATAATTTACCTGGCATCCCCGTTCCGGAGACCTATTTGACTTCGCCGTTGCCTGCGTTTGGACACTTCTTGGTTAAGCCCGCCAGTGCTCCGTATAGTGGACCCACAGTACCGGCGTCTCATGCTAGAAGAATGATACAGTGGTTGGGCGATAAGCAACCTACGAGTGCGGTGAAGGCCGCAGAGTTAGTTTGGCAGTTGGGCCATTGTTCTTATCCACCGTTGAGATTACTATTGGGAACATACGCGGTGGAAAGTATTAGAGACCGACTGAAATGCATTACAGAGGAGATTGAGGATTGGAAACATCTGAGCTTTCCGTCAAGTGAATCACAGCCAGCCGGAGTGTCACAAGGAACTGAGAACAATGGGGAATCGGGCACCCAGAGTCTGGAGCCGAATATACAGAACATAGAGAACCAACCAGGTCCATCAGATGCCATCATGACGGAGTGA
- a CDS encoding uncharacterized protein (EggNog:ENOG410PPE9~COG:G,T~BUSCO:9958at33183) has product MGNGTTAVLEPTFTGYVASTHDALILFEACLTGVLHHVPRRPHDRERAQLVRSGSVFIYEENASGIKRWTDGVTWSPSRILGNFLVYRELDKPFPPGEKKRAMKKGSRRPPQPTRAGEPYPRPQPDSNGQAYSPTTTSAGTTYGERTAQSELERALVGSLVDSYGFKDSGLVKKTMSVTVSGVTHHLVSYYSVEDVMRGVLRPPSVVESLKYIRPRPELTTKQSFRAPIDDLEPNNLDTEDPNQALYGYRRPMVGQGYAMPNPNYYPIPGPGYVPHPQQPGAIPGYAPLPGHPQYMQNPPPPPPPPPSELPPKTEDYSSFRGPAGYAPAYEAPSQAIPHMPPNMNRPQHAPNPPLYRTPSLPGRNVQPAEMPQPVDPNAQQPPASYQRSSFSVQGGIEGSYGGQ; this is encoded by the coding sequence ATGGGTAACGGCACTACAGCTGTGTTGGAGCCCACTTTCACAGGTTATGTGGCTTCCACGCACGATGCCTTGATCCTCTTCGAAGCCTGCCTTACGGGCGTCCTTCACCATGTCCCGCGACGACCGCATGACCGTGAAAGGGCCCAGCTGGTCCGCAGTGGTAGTGTTTTCATATACGAAGAGAATGCCTCGGGTATCAAACGATGGACAGATGGAGTGACATGGAGTCCCAGTCGCATTCTCGGCAACTTTCTGGTTTATCGAGAGCTGGACAAGCCCTTCCCGCCGGGTGAGAAGAAACGAGCAATGAAGAAGGGCAGCCGGCGTCCACCGCAACCCACACGTGCAGGCGAGCCCTACCCTCGTCCGCAACCAGATAGCAACGGCCAGGCATACTCCCCAACAACCACCTCTGCCGGAACTACATATGGCGAAAGAACTGCCCAGTCGGAATTAGAGCGGGCGCTCGTGGGCTCTCTAGTTGATTCCTACGGGTTTAAAGATTCAGGGCTGGTGAAGAAAACCATGAGTGTGACTGTCTCCGGGGTTACTCACCACTTGGTGTCCTACTACAGTGTCGAGGATGTGATGCGCGGAGTACTCCGCCCCCCTTCTGTCGTCGAATCGCTCAAGTACATTAGACCGCGTCCCGAGCTCACAACCAAACAAAGCTTCAGAGCTCCCATCGATGATTTGGAACCGAATAATCTGGACACGGAGGATCCTAATCAGGCATTGTACGGTTATCGCAGACCTATGGTGGGCCAAGGATATGCTATGCCGAACCCCAATTACTACCCCATACCTGGACCTGGTTATGTTCCCCATCCCCAGCAACCTGGAGCAATACCTGGATATGCGCCTCTCCCTGGTCATCCTCAATATATGCAAaaccctcctcctcctcctccccctcctccgtCGGAGCTTCCCCCCAAGACGGAAGACTACTCGAGCTTCCGTGGGCCCGCTGGATATGCCCCGGCTTACGAAGCCCCAAGCCAAGCCATCCCACATATGCCACCCAACATGAACCGGCCGCAGCATGCACCTAATCCTCCCCTTTACCGAACGCCTTCGCTGCCAGGCCGGAATGTACAACCTGCAGAGATGCCTCAACCAGTGGATCCAAATGCACAGCAACCCCCGGCCTCCTACCAGAGGAGTAGTTTTAGCGTTCAAGGGGGGATAGAGGGAAGCTACGGAGGGCAATAG
- a CDS encoding uncharacterized protein (EggNog:ENOG410PMYE~COG:S) has product MSSVDNDTSFYETYDTMHVREKFPDASQFLASRLGRAISRRRQYLKYRESHHKKLSHGMHPDHDAEQDSTEIAQQNDACSETASSFASTATSVNPVKLRPSPLPEEAKNGKPSECPLCFMIVAARDHHSWREHVYRDLHPYVCTFEDCATPDRLFAHRNEWFEHENRCICAIGNVSNAVIKLLHQNQRSGSNFGRYGTVFPVQQELALYLQFRRHLAKHQKQLALFALPSNVQQDNDDGDNGIPKPEALDIGAQGYSDDAGPDTVTEYSNSDSDTEIYAIRCAGIRLPIVATSAVDMDD; this is encoded by the exons ATGAGCTCCGTCGATAACGACACCTCTTTCTACGAAACATATGACACCATGCATGTCCGTGAAAAATTTCCGGATGCTAGCCAGTTTCTAGCCTCCCGGCTGGGAAGAGCCATCTCTCGGCGCCGTCAGTATTTGAAGTATCGCGAATCACACCACAAGAAGTTATCCCATGGCATGCATCCCGACCATGATGCCGAACAAGACTCGACTGAGATTGCTCAGCAAA ACGATGCTTGCTCAGAAACTGCGAGCTCCTTTGCTTCCACTGCAACATCTGTTAATCCAGTCAAACTGCGTCCATCGCCACTACCTGAAGAAGCGAAGAATGGCAAGCCATCCGAGTGCCCTCTATGTTTTATGATAGTTGCCGCCCGTGACCATCATTCTTGGCG GGAACATGTATACAGGGATCTCCATccatatgtatgtacgttTGAAGACTGCGCAACCCCTGATCGGTTATTTGCGCACCGGAATGAGTGGTTTGAGCATGAAAACAGGTGCATATGCGCAATTGGGAATGTATCGAATGCAGTCATAAAGCTTTTACATCAGAATCAGCGTTCCGGGAGCAACTTCGGCAGA TATGGTACAGTGTTCCCTGTGCAACAGGAGCTCGCTCTTTACCTGCAATTCCGCCGACACCTTGCGAAGCATCAGAAGCAGTTGGCACTATTTGCGCTTCCCTCAAACGTGCAACAGGATAACGATGACGGTGACAATGGCATTCCTAAACCTGAGGCCTTGGACATCGGTGCGCAAGGGTACAGTGATGATGCCGGGCCTGATACTGTCACGGAATACTCTAACTCTGACTCCGACACCGAAATATATGCCATACGCTGCGCGGGCATTCGGCTTCCCATTGTTGCGACAAGCGCCGTCGATATGGACGACTAG
- a CDS encoding uncharacterized protein (EggNog:ENOG410PREH), whose translation MSRHAINQQPENEIDRQKHGVYLLKNSSTGIQHRLSRADRLQLAVTLASSILQLYQTPWLEDVWQKDEILFIQRTDGPVYGQPFITRHLSSAVSKQTKPKLEPHTHPVIRNPVLFALGVLLIELCLSKPLEQLRLPEEMDKDGHPNPLSNWMTANRLVDEIYMKGGSRYGDAVRHCIRCDFDRRDANLEREDFQQAGYDKIVSLLEKDLKDFHGLR comes from the exons ATGTCACGGCATGCTATAAATCAACAGCCGGAAA ATGAAATCGATCGACAAAAACATGGAGTATATTTGCTCAAGAATTCGTCCACTG GCATTCAACACCGACTTTCGCGCGCAGATCGATTACAGCTAGCTGTTACTCTTGCCTCAAGTATCCTTCAACTGTATCAGACCCCATGGTTGGAGGATGTGTGGCAAAAGGATGAGATTCTCTTCATTCAGCGTACAGATGGGCCTGTGTATGGGCAACCGTTCATCACAAGGCATCTTTCATCTGCAGTATCCAAACAGACGAAACCTAAGCTTGAACCTCACACCCATCCCGTAATTCGCAATCCTGTTCTATTCGCACTCGGTGTGCTTCTCATTGAGCTCTGTCTCAGTAAGCCGCTGGAGCAGCTCCGACTTCCAGAAGAGATGGACAAAGACGGTCACCCAAACCCGTTATCCAACTGGATGACAGCAAACCGACTCGTCGATGAAATTTATATGAAAGGTGGAAGCCGGTATGGGGATGCAGTTCGGCATTGCATCCGCTGCGATTTTGACAGGCGCGACGCCAACCTTGAACGTGAGGACTTCCAACAAGCGGGCTATGATAAAATCGTCTCCCTTTTAGAAAAGGACTTGAAAGATTTCCATGGTTTACGTTGA
- a CDS encoding uncharacterized protein (EggNog:ENOG410PFY1~COG:S~BUSCO:3264at33183), translating to MDGYYDDEEAINAALVASLNDSIKPHSKSLAMERDVVDLTGDPEGNSPNDAVEDSVSSVDDPDLRRAIALSLQDQAPVLSPPQRHHAREVQRENHVISEDNKGFSPSSKEHSSGAFSLRGMDRKKQEEERLARLAKKRKAEDVSLAESPARQAKVMKSAPIDLTEESNQQNHAKAVAASKPLASNTPDPSLQFPNGAIKKTWAFNYPREDDIKFEEVVQKDDLELAVLSSFQWNMDWLFTKFNVKKTRFLLVMGHKYEEEKRQTQKDFADIPSIRLCFVPMGPQVNCMHSKLMLLFHPNHLRLVVPSANLVPYDWGEQGGIIENLLFLIDLPRKILGSQEKTSTPFFDELVYFLKASALHEKIIAKLSEFDFGKTAGFAFVHTIGGSHTGSDWGKTGVCGLGKAVTMLGLQTPQPLKLDYVTSSLGSLNDQFMRSMYLAAQGDNGLKELTLRTSKTFPSDKWGVTVKKADGAEWKDRFLIYFPSLKTVQGSRARPSGAGTICFQSKWYNRAEFPRHTLRDSLSRRHGILMHSKTIFVRPDNGKIIGDANTTAYQGWTYVGSANLSESAWGRLVIDRSTTKPKLNCRNWECGVIIPIRDGKPSTTEEDVRQSSDDDIDRIFGGIVPVPMKVPAPKYGPGNGPWFYLEDFQVE from the exons ATGGATGGCTATTATGACGACGAGGAAGCTATCAATGCTGCTTTAGTTGCTTCTTTAAATGATTCCATCAAACCACACTCCAAATCTTTGGCTATGGAGAGGGACGTGGTGGATCTTACTGGTGATCCAGAGGGCAATTCTCCCAATGATGCCGTAGAGGATTCAGTAAGCTCGGTTGACGATCCAGACCTGCGAAGGGCAATTGCGCTATCATTGCAGGATCAAGCTCCCGTACTATCACCACCTCAACGTCACCATGCCAGAGAAGTCCAACGAGAGAATCACGTTATAAGTGAAGACAATAAGGGCTTCAGTCCTTCATCGAAAGAGCACTCCTCCGGGGCTTTCTCTCTTCGTGGGATGGATCGAAAAAAgcaggaagaagaaagactTGCGAGGCTggcaaagaagagaaaagcgGAGGATGTCTCTTTGGCAGAATCACCGGCAAGACAAGCCAAAGTGATGAAATCTGCGCCAATCGACCTGACTGAAGAATCTAACCAACAGAACCATGCTAAAGCGGTGGCAGCATCAAAGCCACTTGCTTCAAATACACCTGATCCTTCCTTACAGTTTCCCAACGGTGCCATAAAGAAGACGTGGGCCTTCAACTATCCGCGAGAGGACGATATCAAATTTGAAGAGGTAGTCCAGAAAGATGATCTTGAACTTGCAGTTCTGAGCTCATTTCAATGGAATATGGATTGGCTATTTACAAAGTTCAATGTTAAGAAAACTAGATTTCTTCTCGTTATGGGACATAAGTATGAGGAAGAG AAACGACAAACACAAAAGGACTTCGCAGATATCCCCAGTATTCGCCTGTGCTTTGTGCCGATGGGTCCACAGGTTAATTGTATGCATTCAAAGCTAATGCTTCTATTTCACCCTAACCATCTACGACTTGTTGTTCCCAGTGCCAACCTGGTGCCGTATGATTGGGGAGAGCAAGGTGGTATTATAGAAAAT CTTCTATTCCTCATAGATCTCCCTCGAAAAATTCTGGGCTCCCAGGAGAAGACGTCGACGCCTTTCTTTGATGAATTAGTCTACTTTCTAAAGGCATCAGCCTTACACGAAAAAATCATTGCAAAGCTTTCCGAATTTGATTTTGGCAAGACGGCAGGTTTTGCGTTCGTCCACACAAT AGGCGGCTCCCATACGGGATCAGATTGGGGCAAAACCGGAGTCTGTGGGCTAGGAAAAGCAGTTACAATGCTGGGACTCCAAACGCCCCAACCCCTGAAGTTGGATTATGTT ACATCGTCTTTGGGCTCATTGAACGATCAATTTATGCGAAGCATGTATCTGGCTGCTCAAG GTGATAATGGGCTAAAAGAGCTCACTTTACGCACGTCTAAGACGTTTCCAAGCGATAAATGGGGCGTCACCGTAAAAAAGGCGGACGGCGCAGAATGGAAAGATAGGTTCCTTATTTACTTCCCATCGTTAAAAACGGTGCAGGGGTCCAGGGCCCGTCCATCAGGCGCTGGCACCATTTGCTTCCAATCAAAGTGGTATAACCGGGCGGAATTTCCACGCCATACATTAAGAGATAGCTTGAGCCGCCGACACGGCATTTTGATGCATAGCAAG ACAATCTTTGTGAGGCCAGACAATGGTAAAATCATTGGTGACGCAAATACAACTGCATATCAGGGCTGGACATACGTCGGAAGTGCGAACTTATCAGAGAGCGCATG GGGCCGCCTAGTTATTGACCGTTCAACCACCAAGCCTAAACTCAATTGCAGGAATTGGGAATGCGGTGTCATAATTCCGATTCGAGATGGGAAGCCAAGTACAACTGAAGAGGATGTCAGGCAGAGTAGTGATGATGATATCGATAGAATATTCGGGGGCATTGTACCGGTTCCGATGAAAGTCCCTGCACCTAAGTATGGTCCTGGCAATGGACCGTGGTTTTATCTTGAGGATTTCCAAGTTGAGTAG
- a CDS encoding uncharacterized protein (EggNog:ENOG410PREH~TransMembrane:1 (o6-25i)), protein MSGIEVAGLVLGAIPILVSALEAFIKGVSTIKKWMRYKTELKNLLRALITDVLVEKLGKNRQSNESSRIGYSARTYGYLQTVDDMNNAIEEFKRRLKLGKDGQIQFNDTNTLKTQYKILKFSLSWPAYGDLIERVRKDNYTLSQLTRQSLALEAPRACRCRRAPDFKTVRDCARVVYNILRSGWKCSCVESHCVNLRLEARIDAVDSQQEEYEAAATPPRF, encoded by the exons ATGTCGGGAATCGAAGTAGCCGGGCTGGTTCTCGGGGCAATACCAATTTTGGTGTCTGCCCTTGAGGCGTTTATCAAGGGTGTTTCCACTATCAAGAAATGGATGAGATACAAAACCGAGCTGAAGAATCTCCTTAGAGCCCTGATCACTGA TGTCCTGGTGGAGAAGCTTGGAAAGAACCGCCAATCGAACGAAAGCTCAAGGATCGGTTACAGCGCTCGTACTTACGGATATTTACAGACCGTGGACGATATGAATAACGCGATTGAGGAATTCAAACGTAGATTAAAACTTGGTAAAGACGGACAG ATCCAGTTCAACGACACCAACACCTTAAAGACGCAatacaagattttgaagttcAGCCTCAGCTGGCCTGCGTACGGTGACTTGATAGAAAGAGTCCGAAAAGACAACTATACACTAAGCCAACTTACAAGGCAAAGCCTAGCTTTGGAGGCGCCACGAGCCTGTAGATGTCGTCGAGCACCGGATTTTAAGACGGTTCGAGATTGCGCTAGGGTTGTCTACAACATTCTCCGCTCGGGATGGAAGTGTAGCTGTGTAGAGTCGCACTGCGTGAATCTCCGTCTGGAAGCTCGAATAGATGCCGTCGATTCCCAGCAAGAAGAATACGAGGCCGCAGCAACGCCGCCGCGTTTTTGA